The window CAAGAACGCAGTTTAGATCTCATGAATATAACCACAGAttcagtttatatatttattagaataacAAAAAGGAACAAGTTCATTTCTCCTGATTATTCATAAGATCTCAGAAAGCCAAAAAAGAACATTTTATCTCTACTTTTGAGCAGAACTCACTTGCTGCCTGGACCAGCGAGCGCAATCCTGGAATCTCATAACCAGTCCGCTACATATCAACGGGTTGCCAACGTTCTCCTCGTAGCATTTCTTCCAGGCTTCGTGATCCGAAGAGCAAGGCATTGGTTTCGGTTCAGGGATCTTAAACTCTTTCTCCCTCAAATCTTTAGCCCTCTCTGTCACTTCACCGACAATGTTCTTTTCTCGTCTCTCCACCTTCTCAAGAACCTTCTCGCTCTCTGTCAACACGGATTTGATCGATTCCAGCTCCGTGTTTGCTGCTCCTTGTTGCGGAATTGGGAAGAAGAATGGTGGGGTCTGGGTCGGTAACTCTGCCACTGGCTTC is drawn from Brassica rapa cultivar Chiifu-401-42 unplaced genomic scaffold, CAAS_Brap_v3.01 Scaffold0625, whole genome shotgun sequence and contains these coding sequences:
- the LOC117130666 gene encoding uncharacterized protein LOC117130666 gives rise to the protein MGDYSIQITPKLINQLAQGNEKPKRKAKRTKPKVSPPQNNADQARTHRDAAEKPKPVAELPTQTPPFFFPIPQQGAANTELESIKSVLTESEKVLEKVERREKNIVGEVTERAKDLREKEFKIPEPKPMPCSSDHEAWKKCYEENVGNPLICSGLVMRFQDCARWSRQQVSSAQK